In Acinetobacter sp. TGL-Y2, a genomic segment contains:
- a CDS encoding DUF932 domain-containing protein codes for MAHQLENMAYVGQTPWHGLGNALARNQPIEVWAKQAGMDWQIESSNVSYMAANHKGQNLILPHDEQRVLYRSDTHAPLSVVSQRYQEVQPREILEFYRDLTEQAGFELETAGVLKGGKKFWALAKTGQTAALKGKDVSNGYILLATACDGTLATTAQFTSIRVVCNNTLAIALKGQNSSLGVVKVPHSTKFDAGKVKQQLGISVRAWNEHMYEMKQLSQRKVTQQEAAAYFDAVFNNTSLSQTEQEDSIIQYYRNVATQANSTAKADNKTEPNGRAMSKVMSMFNGQGRGAALSSAKDTAYGLLCSITEFADHERRAMSQDHRLDSAWFGAGAGLKQRGLEQAIRLAI; via the coding sequence ATGGCACATCAACTTGAAAATATGGCCTATGTCGGTCAAACCCCTTGGCATGGTTTAGGCAATGCACTGGCACGAAACCAACCGATTGAGGTCTGGGCAAAACAGGCAGGTATGGACTGGCAGATTGAAAGCTCGAATGTCAGCTATATGGCTGCAAATCATAAAGGACAAAACCTGATCCTACCGCATGATGAACAACGGGTACTGTATCGTTCTGATACGCATGCGCCATTATCAGTGGTCAGTCAACGTTATCAAGAAGTTCAACCGAGAGAAATTTTAGAATTCTATCGAGACCTGACCGAGCAAGCAGGCTTTGAACTCGAAACCGCTGGCGTGCTGAAAGGGGGTAAGAAATTCTGGGCATTGGCGAAAACAGGACAGACCGCCGCTTTAAAAGGCAAGGATGTCAGTAATGGTTACATTCTCTTAGCCACGGCTTGTGATGGAACCCTCGCCACCACGGCGCAATTTACTAGTATCCGTGTGGTGTGTAACAACACTTTAGCTATTGCCCTCAAAGGGCAGAACAGTAGTCTAGGTGTGGTCAAAGTGCCGCACAGTACCAAGTTTGACGCTGGAAAAGTCAAACAACAACTGGGGATTTCAGTACGGGCATGGAATGAGCACATGTATGAAATGAAACAACTCAGTCAGCGTAAAGTCACGCAACAGGAAGCCGCAGCGTATTTCGATGCGGTGTTTAACAACACCAGTCTCAGCCAAACCGAACAGGAGGACAGCATTATTCAGTACTACCGCAATGTCGCAACACAGGCTAACTCTACAGCCAAAGCAGACAACAAGACTGAACCCAATGGTCGTGCCATGTCGAAAGTGATGAGCATGTTCAATGGACAGGGTCGTGGTGCAGCACTCAGTTCAGCCAAAGATACGGCGTATGGCTTACTCTGTTCAATTACCGAATTTGCCGATCACGAACGTCGTGCCATGAGTCAGGATCACCGGCTAGATTCAGCATGGTTTGGTGCAGGTGCGGGCTTAAAACAGCGTGGATTGGAACAGGCTATACGTTTGGCGATTTAA
- a CDS encoding YqaJ viral recombinase family protein: MQTKQLNPSTLCTPSNSVKRTSSAKRLVNTKDLAYQDWLEVRKQGIGSSDCAAACGLNPYMSMLELWMIKTDRIQQSIEDESEGHAPLYWGKQLEPLVAEYYSMHTNYKVRRVNAVLQHPEPDKHFMLANLDYSVVGDADVQILECKTAGEHGAKLWRDGVPLYVLCQVQHQLAVTGKKAAHICVLICGHETRIFKVTRSESVIQHIVNAERYFWECVESDTPPDADASESAGKALQLLYPQHVPLSVEDLSQNEYANQLFNQLIQEKHHIEKHQNNFDETKHHIQVLMKDKERAVFSDGSVVWKKAKDRVALNTQALLQHQPDLIQLYPLEKSGSRRFNIYTD, translated from the coding sequence ATACAAACAAAACAGCTTAACCCATCAACTTTATGCACGCCATCTAACTCAGTAAAGCGGACAAGCTCAGCCAAGCGTTTGGTGAATACCAAAGATTTAGCTTATCAGGATTGGCTTGAGGTGCGTAAGCAAGGCATCGGTAGCAGTGACTGTGCCGCAGCCTGTGGTCTGAATCCTTATATGTCGATGTTAGAGCTATGGATGATCAAGACTGATCGTATTCAACAATCCATCGAAGATGAAAGTGAAGGCCATGCGCCACTGTACTGGGGGAAACAACTTGAACCTTTAGTCGCTGAATATTACAGCATGCACACCAACTATAAAGTCCGCAGAGTCAATGCAGTCTTACAACATCCTGAACCTGACAAACATTTTATGTTGGCAAATTTAGATTACTCCGTGGTTGGGGATGCTGATGTACAAATTCTGGAATGTAAAACTGCAGGGGAGCATGGGGCAAAGCTATGGCGCGATGGTGTGCCTTTGTACGTGCTCTGCCAAGTCCAACATCAATTGGCGGTGACAGGCAAGAAAGCTGCACACATCTGTGTACTGATCTGTGGACATGAAACACGGATCTTTAAAGTGACACGTTCAGAGTCGGTGATTCAGCATATTGTGAATGCAGAACGTTACTTCTGGGAATGTGTGGAAAGCGATACCCCACCTGATGCAGATGCCAGTGAATCGGCAGGCAAAGCGCTCCAACTGCTCTACCCGCAGCATGTTCCACTCAGTGTCGAAGACCTGAGTCAGAATGAATATGCCAATCAATTGTTTAATCAACTGATTCAGGAAAAACATCATATTGAAAAGCATCAAAACAACTTTGATGAAACCAAGCATCATATTCAAGTGCTGATGAAAGACAAAGAACGTGCTGTATTTAGTGATGGCTCCGTGGTCTGGAAAAAAGCGAAAGACCGTGTGGCGCTGAATACCCAAGCTTTATTACAGCACCAGCCTGATTTAATACAGCTTTACCCCTTAGAAAAGTCAGGCAGCCGTCGATTTAATATCTATACCGATTAG